One region of Mobula hypostoma chromosome 8 unlocalized genomic scaffold, sMobHyp1.1 SUPER_8_unloc_4, whole genome shotgun sequence genomic DNA includes:
- the LOC134341199 gene encoding uncharacterized protein LOC134341199 isoform X1 translates to MEVEEFIKAPTLEALEDARKSELIAVAKRVNLAKVKSTMRREEIHRAIVEHYVSKGVFPQGELGVVSIEKPAGDAVQVQLEKLRLEHEFRVRQLEHEEKQLERQERELERREKERELERREREKEVERQERERQLEREERERDRQLEREEKQREREFELEKLKIRAEQGLVPNQGGGFRATQEVRLVPPFDDTDVDRYFLHFEKVAISQDWPRDKWVVLLQSVLKGKAQEAYSALSAEDAQRYEVMKEAILRIYELVPEAYRQRFRNARKRWDRTYLEFAREMQTYCERWCASKGVEGDYDRLLQLILIEQFKGCVPEGMRPYLDEKEAATLAATAKLADEYALTHKMKFAPSKGYQKGSQDGGESPPEKSESKPGTSEKDKVDREQSGRKSPGVVCYNCGKVGHFASRCFAPRKETGKGKAEILNGCIELLSEPLGKDRSEKVQEGRERFISAGLVSVKEGLKPVPVRIWRDTGACQSLILKSVLEFSSETQTGEVEVKGVGEGTESVPLHQIHLQSNLVSGLVTIGVRSELPMKDVEVLLGNDIAGGIVFPVVRLTGQPASMEAPPAMVNLAETFLPTFYETGCSEIRGSEGAGTDVAVARKEFVQTQERDEGLMVFAETALSDTALTSYCADEEVLRKKGKSSTASADEEWGVVQKSYGDEVFNMAHEVPPGGHLAVLEETVGGIMKEIYRLPRGKNVIDHDRRELRRSPAFDMLTNLVGVSVEINEARGPLIREKNHFEKIRMGSVRWEKAIVLARSTDKVSPLIPEQSKSLEGVIKRLAPMCLIVPRKCKELGRWVIVVTIGQPSKQHPYFSSNSVTKGLMNTEVCIGNLTRLSEASLIVNLEKNEFGHTRVTYLGIVVTQGQLAVMQATVQAIADHPTPTDKRALRRLLEMVGYCRKFCNNSAVNTRPPPTSPCERKLSRNGTTLVIVVRDKTK, encoded by the coding sequence atggaggttgaggaatttataaaggcgccgaccttggaggcattagaggatgccaggaaatcggaattgatagctgtggccaaacgggtgaatcttgctaaggtgaagtcgacaatgaggagagaggagatacacagagctattgtagagcactatgtatctaaaggtgtgtttccccaaggtgagctgggggtggtgtctattgaaaaacctgctggagacgcggtacaggtacagcttgaaaaactgagactcgagcacgagttccgggtacggcagttagaacacgaagagaagcagttagaaaggcaggagagagagttagaaaggcgggagaaagagagagagttagaaaggcgggagagagagaaagaggtagaaaggcaagagagagaaagacagttggagagagaagagagagagagggacagacagttggagagagaggagaaacagagggaaagggaatttgagctggagaagttaaagataagggccgagcaggggctcgtgccgaaccaaggtggagggttccgggcgacccaggaggtaaggctggttcccccatttgacgataccgatgtggatcggtactttctccatttcgaaaaagtggctataagtcaggactggccgagggataagtgggttgttttacttcagagtgtactgaaagggaaggcccaagaagcttactcagctttgtccgcggaagatgcccagaggtatgaggtgatgaaagaggccatcctcaggatttatgagttggtcccggaggcataccggcagaggttccggaatgcgaggaagcggtgggaccgcacgtatttggagtttgctcgtgagatgcaaacatattgtgagcgttggtgcgcctcgaagggggtagagggggattacgacagactgctgcagctgattctgattgagcagtttaaaggttgtgtccctgagggtatgagaccctacctcgatgagaaagaggcagccacgttagccgcaactgctaagttagcggatgagtatgcgttgacgcataaaatgaagtttgccccgagtaaaggctaccagaagggtagtcaggacggcggggagagtccaccggaaaagtcagaaagtaagccggggactagtgaaaaggataaggtagaccgggagcagtctggtaggaagtctcctggggtcgtctgttataattgtgggaaagtcggacactttgcgtccaggtgctttgccccaaggaaggagacggggaaaggaaaagcggaaattttgaatggctgtattgagctgttaagcgaaccgctagggaaggacaggtctgaaaaagtccaggaagggcgcgagaggtttatctcggccggattggtgtcagtgaaggaggggttaaaaccagttccagtgcggatctggagagacacgggagcgtgtcagtcactaatactgaagagtgtattagagtttagctcagagacccagactggggaggtagaggtcaaaggtgttggggaagggacagagtcagtccctttgcaccagatacatttacagagcaacctggtctctggactagtcacgatcggggtgaggtccgaattaccgatgaaagacgtggaagtcttgctcggtaatgacatcgccggaggaatcgtgttcccagtcgtgagattgacgggtcagcctgccagcatggaggccccgcccgcgatggtgaatttggctgaaacatttctgccaaccttctatgagacagggtgtagtgagataagaggtagtgagggagctgggacagacgtagcagtagccaggaaagaatttgtgcagacgcaggagcgagacgaggggctgatggtttttgccgagaccgctctctctgacacagccttgacaagctattgtgcggatgaggaagtgctaaggaagaaagggaaatcaagtacagcatccgcagatgaggagtggggggtggtgcaaaagagttatggggatgaggtttttaacatggcccacgaggtaccccccggtggacatcttgcggtgctggaggaaacagttggtggaatcatgaaagagatttaccggctgcccagggggaaaaatgttattgatcatgaccgacgcgaactgagacggtcaccggcttttgatatgctaacaaacctagtcggtgttagcgtggaaatcaatgaagctaggggccccctgataagagaaaagaaccattttgaaaagattaggatgggatcggtcagatgggagaaggctattgttttggccaggtctactgataaggtctctcccttaatccccgaacaaagcaaatctttagaaggagtaattaaacgactcgcacctatgtgtttgattgtcccgaggaaatgcaaagaactgggacgttgggtgattgtggttacaatagggcagccaagtaaacaacacccatatttttcgagtaattcagtgactaaagggctgatgaacacagaggtgtgtattggcaatttaacacggctgtctgaagccagtttgatagtgaaccttgaaaaaaatgaattcggccacacgagggtcacttacctgggaattgtggtgacacaggggcagctggcagtgatgcaagctacagtgcaggctatcgctgaccacccaaccccgacagacaagagggccctcagaaggcttttggagatggtggggtactgcaggaagttttgcaataactctgcggtcaatacccgtccccctcctactagcccttgcgagagaaaattgagtcggaatgggacgacccttgttattgtggtccgggacaaaaccaaatga